A region of Culicoides brevitarsis isolate CSIRO-B50_1 chromosome 1, AGI_CSIRO_Cbre_v1, whole genome shotgun sequence DNA encodes the following proteins:
- the LOC134837100 gene encoding anoctamin-1 isoform X3, which produces MNGNGKVMDSTRICFLCRVPGCKEKVWRTFTDGERNVDFVLSYPAIPLSPGKENANEAADEKRQLFCANLEKEGLELEYEKTQSIHFVKIHAPKHVLCKYAELLKWEMPIKRSLWKKEDVDYNEYRLLTNMKSFFGRPFRFVKLDPVKFPHRPKEMYHEFSRDKDYLFDIDDKDFFTQDVRIAVVSFILERCAFTDEPESSNACVGIQKLLDDKIYKGAYPLHDGDPNDVKSKRGLLLAEWASISKWIRHQPLTEIKEYFGAHIALYFAWLGFYTHMLIPASIFGIIVVLFGLSTMFSNNFSKEICSENRIMCPQCDRKCDYWNFNETCVYSRLSNLFDNQLTFVWAVFMSIWATLYLELWQRYSASLIHSWGLTNYTKKTEPPRPQYLARLKNFKDQFMKNRIQQNVEGGAVLEPAVPFWRFKFPRYLVSYSIIFLFICLAVSAVFGVILYRMSLNTAQNIYGNQDSMTYKITVLPVTAACINLFVITVLNYVYDYLAVILTNMEMKRTQAEFDESLSLKIYLFQFINYYSSIFYIAFIKGKFPGYPAKYNRIFGLRQEECNAGNCMFELCIQLVIIMVGKQIMNSVMEMTLPILTKTLTNIWNHIGVRRTWSDTDVNIRTHNQWTEDYKLLPWQFMSMFSEYLEMVIQYGFITLFVVAFPLAPFFALLNNVFEMRLDAKKFLLYYRRAVPKRVRDIGSWYGIMQVICRLSVMSNAFIIAFSSNFIPELVYSIYVKKELIEPSYLNFTLARFDVNDFEEKAAPLNSSFENVTICHYTEFRNPPEVDPKYKKNQVYWHVLAARLAFIVVFQNVVGLVQLLVDTLIPDVPRRIRERIKREDYLLSHVILDEEKRRYKKDAYTGAGKKIMNVLTNIQNGKGIRKRSQQHQSQERIHEHVERVV; this is translated from the exons ATGAATGGCAATGGAAAAGTTATGGATTCAACAAGAATTTGCTTTTTGTGTCGTGTGCCAGGATGCAAGGAAAAA GTTTGGCGCACCTTTACCGATGGCGAGCGAAATGTAGATTTTGTTCTGTCGTATCCCGCAATTCCGTTGTCGCCCGGAAAAGAAAATGCAAATGAAGCAGCTGACGAGAAACGCCAATTGTTTTGTGCCAACCTTGAAAAGGAAGGACTCGAACTTGAGTACGAGAAGACACAATCGAttcattttgtgaaaattcacGCGCCGAAACATGTTTTGTGCAAATACGCCGAATTGCTCAAATGGGAAATGCCAATTAAAAGGTCTCTATGGAAAAAGGAAGATGTTGATTATAATGAATATCGCTTACTGACAAACATGAAATCGTTCTTTGGAAGACCTTTTAGATTTGTGAAATTAGATCCTGTTAAATTTCCTCACAGACCGAAGGAAATGTATCACGAATTCTCAAGAGATAAGGACTATTT ATTTGATATTGATGATAAAGATTTCTTTACACAAGATGTTAGAATAGCAGTTGTTAGTTTCATATTAGAAAGATGCGCATTTACAGATGAGCCTGAATCGTCAAATGCTTGTGTTGgaatacaaaaacttttagatgataaaatttacaaaggaGCTTATCCATTGCATGAT ggagATCCCAACGACGTAAAAAGCAAACGTGGATTATTGCTTGCTGAATGGGCTTCAATTAGTAAATGGATACGACATCAACCATTAACAGAAATTAAGGAATACTTTGGAGCTCATATTGCTTTGTACTTTGCTTGGTTAGGATTTTATACTCACATGTTGATTCCTGCATCGATATTTGGCATCATTGTCGTATTATTTGGCTTATCAACGATGTTCAGCAACAATTTTAGCAAGGAAATTTGTTCAGAAAATAGAATTATGTGTCCGCAGTGCGATCGTAAATGTGATTATTGGAATTTCAATGAAACTTGTGTGTATTCAAGATTGAGCAACCTTTTTGATAATCAACTGACGTTTGTATGGGCAGTTTTTATGTCGATTtggg caACTTTGTATTTGGAATTATGGCAACGATATTCAGCAAGTTTGATTCATTCATGGGGACTCACAAATTATACAAAGAAAACGGAGCCTCCTCGACCTCAATATTTAGCTcgtttaaaaaacttcaaagatcagtttatgaaaaatcgtATACAACAAAATGTCGAAGGAGGAGCTGTGCTTGAACCTGCTGTTCCTTTTTGGAGATTCAAATTTCCACGCTATCTAGTCAGTTAttcaatcatatttttattt atttgtcTCGCTGTATCTGCTGTATTTGGTGTTATTCTTTACCGCATGTCTCTGAATAcagctcaaaatatttatggcAATCAAGATTCAATGACGTATAAAATAACAGTGTTACCCGTAACTGCAGCTTGCATCAATTTGTTCGTCATTACTGTTTTGAATTACGTTTACGATTATTTGGCGGTTATTCTCACAAACATGGAAATGAAGAGAACACAAGCAGAATTTGACGAGAGTTTatcgttgaaaatttatcttttccaATTCATCAATTATTACAGTTCGATTTTCTACATTGCCTTCATTAAAGGTAAATTTCCCGGATATCCAGCGAAATACAATCGCATCTTTGGATTGCGACAAGAAGAATGCAATGCGGGTAATTGCATGTTTGAATTGTGTATCCAACTTGTAATTATAATGGTTGGCAAGCAAATCATGAATTCCGTGATGGAAATGACACTCCCCATATTGACAAAAACATTGACGAACATTTGGAATCACATTGGAGTTCGACGCACATGGTCTGACACAGATGTCAATATTCGTACTCACAACCAATGGACTGAAGACTACAAACTCTTGCCATGGCAGTTTATGTCAATGTTCAGCGAATACTTGGAGATGGTAATTCAATATGGATTTATCACGTTATTCGTTGTTGCTTTTCCGCTTGCCCCATTTTTCGCTTTGCTGAATAACGTTTTTGAGATGCGATTGGATGCGAAGAAATTCCTTCTGTACTATCGTCGTGCTGTTCCGAAACGAGTTCGAGATATTGGTTCATGGTATGGCATTATGCAAGTGATTTGTCGTCTCTCAGTAATGTCAAATGCCTTCATTATTGcattttcctcaaatttcATACCTGAATTGGTATACTCGATTTACgtcaaaaaagaattaattgaaCCAAGTTACTTGAATTTTACATTGGCTCGATTTGATGTAAATGACTTTGAAGAAAAAGCAGCTCCTTTGAATTCATCGTTTGAAAATGTCACGATATGTCATTACACGGAATTCAGAAATCCGCCAGAAGTTGATCccaaatataagaaaaatcaaGTTTATTGGCATGTGCTTGCTGCGAGATTAGCTTTTATTGTTGTCTTTCAAAATGTCGTCGGTTTGGTACAATTGCTCGTTGATACTCTAATTCCTGATGTCCCGAGAAGAATACGAGAAAGAATCAAGCGTGAAGATTATTTGTTAAGTCACGTCATTTTGGATGAAGAAAAGCGGCGATATAAGAAAGATGCGTACACGGGAGCgggaaagaaaattatgaatgtCCTTACAAACATTCAAAATGGAAAAGGCATTCGAAAAAGGTCGCAACAACACCAAAGTCAGGAACGAATACACGAGCACGTCGAGAGAGTTGTATGA